In one window of Flavobacterium ginsengisoli DNA:
- a CDS encoding DUF190 domain-containing protein: MTQAQVYIDKDELKGTQPLYEYILRFLIEHKIKGATIFHGKIGYGASRYLNRPHDLFSFDKIPLLINFIDEDEKVKSVLTALRKVYKGGFIVTNQVEKW; this comes from the coding sequence ATGACACAAGCACAAGTATATATAGATAAAGATGAACTAAAAGGAACACAGCCTTTGTATGAGTACATTTTAAGATTTTTAATTGAACACAAAATTAAGGGAGCAACTATATTTCATGGTAAAATAGGATATGGAGCCAGTAGGTATCTTAACAGACCTCATGATTTGTTCAGTTTTGATAAAATACCTTTGCTGATCAATTTTATAGATGAAGATGAAAAGGTAAAATCTGTTTTAACGGCTTTACGAAAAGTCTACAAAGGAGGTTTTATAGTTACGAATCAAGTAGAAAAATGGTAA